The genomic interval ttaaaaataaaaaaaagcctgTAAGTGaatatcttttatattttgtctCTTTTGTTTTTAGTATGTTAAATCATTCATTGTAAAAATTTTCATTCAACACAAACTGACAACCTgactttaaatgtcaaaaagtaAGACAAATtgaacaaatgaaaacaaatgtttttaagcataaTAACTGTATAATGAAACCATGCCATTTCTAATGTGCATGTTGTTTTCTTTCCGAATAGGTGAGTTATGCCTTCTCAAAGATCCTGGCATCTGCCTGCTGTCCGCTGATCATGACCGCTGTGACGACCACACGTTCCACCCCGCTCATCCTGGCCGGCATGGCCCTGGAGCGCTACATCTCCATCTGTTTCCCCCTCCATTACAGCCACATCTGCACGGTCACACGCACCATGTGGATCATCGGGGTCATATTCCTCCTTAGCTTCACTCCCCCCCTTACCGATCTTTTCATTACTGTGGCCAAAGAACCACCACAGTTCTTCCACGCATCCATTTTCTGCGATCACTCACTCTTATTCCGAGACCGTTCgatttattacaaaaactgCGTGTTTGATATTGTGTATTTCTCTTTTGTCTTCTTGACTTTGCTTTATACGTACTGTAAGATCATGCTGACGGCCCGTGCGGCCTCCACTGACCTGGTGTCAGCCAAGAAGGCCCGAAACACGGTGCTGCTCCATGGGGTTCAGCTGCTGCT from Labeo rohita strain BAU-BD-2019 chromosome 6, IGBB_LRoh.1.0, whole genome shotgun sequence carries:
- the LOC127167135 gene encoding odorant receptor 131-2-like, with the translated sequence MLVWLALSILNGSMVSTFRKHCFFYEDPRYIMFICMVINDAVQLTLVTALYVVSYAFSKILASACCPLIMTAVTTTRSTPLILAGMALERYISICFPLHYSHICTVTRTMWIIGVIFLLSFTPPLTDLFITVAKEPPQFFHASIFCDHSLLFRDRSIYYKNCVFDIVYFSFVFLTLLYTYCKIMLTARAASTDLVSAKKARNTVLLHGVQLLLCMLAFVVPSMQAPLIQLFPMYSLEIRYVNFLLVYIIPRFLSPMIYGFRDEKFRKYWLRYFVSKAHKVKPAKHFSQKPG